From one Perca flavescens isolate YP-PL-M2 chromosome 4, PFLA_1.0, whole genome shotgun sequence genomic stretch:
- the hemk1 gene encoding MTRF1L release factor glutamine methyltransferase has product MWRRSLSAGYRYFGCRSVGPKGLWGSHAVHSCSAPAFPAGGITALEAVNLWKRHFAERGVTEPDNSSHYIIAYLFGAKTLESLDQRRLTEFLSPEKTEQMWKLCSRRLSRMPLQYVIEEWDFRDLTLKMRPPVFIPRPETEELVELVLTDLEMKLGTGAGANAQHTCLEVGCGSGAISLSLLKSLPQLKAIALDQSQDAVDLTGENALRLGLQDRLQIHHIDVMKDAETLLRLCSDVSALVSNPPYLFSEDMTTLEPEIFQFEDHAALDGGKDGLKVIKLILTLAPRILSNQGGVYLEVDPRHPLLIQRWVEANVEEMHYVETRQDITGRPRFCILRKEKSNKEHKLDLD; this is encoded by the exons ATGTGGAGAAGATCTCTGAGCGCAGGCTACAGATACTTTGGCTGCAGGAGTGTTGGACCAAAG GGACTTTGGGGCTCCCATGCAGTGCATTCATGCAGCGCTCCAGCCTTCCCTGCAGGAGGTATCACAGCACTTGAAGCGGTCAATTTATGGAAGAGACACTTTGCGGAGAGAGGTGTGACGGAACCGGACAACTCTAGCCATTACATCATTGCTTATCTGTTTGGGGCTAAAACT CTAGAAAGTCTTGATCAGAGGAGGTTAACGGAGTTTCTCAGCCCAGAAAAAACGGAGCAGATGTGGAAGCTCTGCTCTAGACGCCTATCCAG AATGCCTTTGCAGTATGTGATTGAAGAGTGGGACTTCAGAGATCTGACACTAAAGATGAGACCTCCTGTGTTCATACCGAGACCTGAAACCGAG GAGTTGGTTGAACTTGTGCTCACTGATCTGGAGATGAAGCTGGGTACTGGAGCCGGTGCAAACGCCCAGCATACATGCTTGGAAGTGGGATGTGGCTCTGGTGCCATTTCTCTTAGTCTGCTGAAGAGTCTGCCTCAG CTCAAAGCCATTGCCCTGGATCAAAGCCAGGATGCAGTGGATTTAACAGGGGAGAATGCGTTAAG GTTGGGGCTTCAGGACAGATTACAGATTCATCATATAGATGTAATGAAAG ATGCAGAAACTCTGTTGAGGCTCTGTAGTGATGTCTCAGCTTTGGTCAGTAACCCCCCGTACCTGTTCTCAGAGGATATGACGACGTTGGAACCTGAAATATTTCA ATTTGAAGACCACGCTGCTTTAGATGGAGGTAAAGATGGCCTAAAAGTGATCAAACTGATTTTGACTCTGGCTCCACGGATCTTATCAAATCAGGG CGGTGTTTACTTGGAGGTGGACCCCAGACACCCCCTGCTCATTCAACGCTGGGTGGAGGCGAATGTGGAAGAGATGCATTATGTGGAGACACGACAGGACATCACCGGCAG GCCACGGTTCTGCATCCTTCGTAAAGAGAAGTCAAACAAGGAACACAAGCTGGATTTGGATTGA